A DNA window from Arachis duranensis cultivar V14167 chromosome 3, aradu.V14167.gnm2.J7QH, whole genome shotgun sequence contains the following coding sequences:
- the LOC107481019 gene encoding glutathione S-transferase F11-like: MVVKVYGPRTAACSQRVLACLLEKGVDFEIVHVDLDHGEQKQPHFLLKQPFGQVPVVEDGDFRLFESRAIVRYYAAKHAESGPNLLGSTLEERAMVDQWLEVEAHNFNDLCFTLMLQLVILPKMGQPGDLALAHSSEQKLEKVLDVYDKRLSESAYLAGDTFTLADLSHLPGIDHLIEDAKMGHLITQRTNVNAWWQKIASRPAWKKLKNLIH, translated from the exons atggTGGTGAAGGTATATGGTCCACGAACAGCAGCCTGCTCTCAAAGGGTGTTAGCTTGCCTCTTAGAGAAAGGGGTTGACTTTGAAATTGTCCATGTTGACCTTGATCACGGAGAGCAAAAGCAACCTCATTTTCTTCTGAAACAG CCTTTTGGTCAAGTACCAGTTGTGGAAGACGGGGATTTCAGACTCTTTG AGTCAAGGGCAATAGTAAGGTACTACGCAGCAAAACATGCAGAGAGTGGTCCTAATCTATTAGGTTCAACCTTGGAGGAGAGAGCAATGGTGGACCAGTGGCTTGAAGTAGAAGCACACAACTTCAACGATTTGTGTTTCACTCTCATGCTTCAACTTGTGATCCTTCCAAAGATGGGTCAGCCAGGGGACTTAGCTTTGGCTCATAGCTCTGAGCAGAAGCTAGAGAAGGTGCTTGATGTCTACGACAAGAGGCTCTCAGAGAGCGCTTATCTCGCCGGAGACACCTTCACTTTGGCCGATCTTAGTCACCTTCCGGGGATCGATCATCTCATTGAGGATGCCAAGATGGGCCACTTGATCACTCAGAGGACCAATGTTAATGCTTGGTGGCAGAAAATAGCAAGCAGGCCAGCTtggaaaaaattgaagaatttgATTCATTAA
- the LOC107481017 gene encoding uncharacterized protein LOC107481017 — protein MDSAPCSSWLQALFSLLALVWVLSCCGGVRGGTTPTKVSSFSKVEDAVNFHIYYGQTFKVIKNAIDGQSYLLLQNNSRIASRTKYCTSRIKSFVIPLSNYSVDTDYFPVSFLEILGLLESLKGITADSVASPCVLKLRQEGQIQILNRSDYQQIAQFSAHFYSDTDQQPACNFATFVPFVEDTPLQRAEWIKYIGAFANVEARANQVYAAVKENYLCMAKLTTNRTSFKPTVAWMKYDNGVWSFTKEAYQLKYVEDAGGENLDASINKNTYNVTNPDDVEELHAILCTVEVVIDETLTSDPTNYMLSTFIQNLNIEDRSCFSFLTNTSLWRYDKRIQNYTIDWYNGALAQPQLVLADLIEVLFPTGNYNMTYFRNLAKGEAPINIGPEMCDRNTSTTMDPTVVACG, from the exons ATGGACTCAGCTCCCTGTAGTTCTTGGCTGCAAGCCTTGTTCTCTCTCTTGGCATTGGTTTGGGTCTTGAGCTGTTGTGGAGGTGTTCGTGGAGGGACCACCCCAACAAAAGTGAGCAGCTTCTCAAAGGTGGAGGATGCTGTGAACTTCCACATTTATTATGGCCAGACCTTCAAAGTCATTAAAAATGCTATTGATGGCCAGAGCTACCTTCTTCTCCAG AATAATTCAAGGATTGCATCAAGGACTAAATACTGCACCTCAAGAATCAAATCATTTGTCATTCCATTGTCAAACTATTCTGTTGATACAGATTATTTTCCAG TTTCCTTCTTAGAG ATTTTAGGTTTGCTGGAGAGCTTGAAAGGCATAACAGCAGACTCAGTGGCTTCTCCATGTGTCTTGAAATTGCGTCAAGAAGGGCAGATTCAAATATTAAACAGAAGTGATTATCAACAGATTGCACAGTTCTCAGCACACTTCTATAGTGACACTGATCAACAACCAGCTTGCAACTTTGCAACTTTTGTTCCCTTTGTCGAGGATACGCCTTTGCAG AGAGCAGAGTGGATCAAGTATATTGGAGCTTTTGCAAATGTTGAAGCCAGGGCCAATCAAGTTTATGCTGCA GTTAAGGAGAATTATTTGTGCATGGCTAAACTCACAACGAATCGAACATCATTCAAGCCAACAGTAGCTTGGATGAAGTATGATAAT gGTGTTTGGTCTTTTACAAAGGAAGCATATCAATTGAAG TATGTAGAAGATGCAGGAGGAGAGAATTTGGATGCTTCTATAAACAAGAACACTTACAATGTCACTAATCCTGATGATGTAGAGGAACTCCATGCCATCTTATGT ACCGTGGAAGTAGTCATCGACGAAACATTAACTTCTGATCCAACCAACTACATGCTATCAACATTTAtccaaaatttaaacattgaAGATCGTTCTTGTttttcctttcttacaaacacaAGCCTATGGAGATATGacaaaaggattcaaaattATACAATAG ATTGGTATAATGGAGCATTGGCCCAACCTCAATTGGTATTAGCAGATCTAATTGAAGTTTTATTTCCTACCGGAAATTACAATATGACTTACTTTAGGAACCTTGCAAAG GGAGAAGCACCTATAAACATTGGTCCTGAAATGTGTGATAGGAATACTTCCACTACAATGGACCCTACAGTAGTAGCATGTGGATGA
- the LOC107481015 gene encoding sucrose synthase 5 isoform X2, producing the protein MAAAASSAPKLKRTNSITENMPDALRQSRYHMKRCFTNYLEKGRRIMKLHHLMEEMEQVIDDKTERDHVLEGNLGFILSHTQEAVVHPPYVAFAVRQSPGVWEHVRVNSEDLKVEAITSTDYLKFKERVYDENWANDENSFEADFGAYDFPIPRLTLPSSIGNGLHFVSKFLTSKFSGNLSKTQPIVDYLLSLNHQGEKLMLNERLNTAAKIQLALIVANAYLSATPMDAPYQDFELRLKEWGFEKGWGDTAGRVKETMGFLSEVLQAPDPVNLEKFFSRVPTIFNVVILSIHGYFGQADVLGLPDTGGQVVYILDQVRALEAELLMRIKQQGLNVKPQILVVTRLIPNAQGTKCNQELEPIIDTKHSNILRVPFQTDNGVLRQWVSRFDIYPYLERFSQDATAKVLDFMEGKPDLIIGNYTDGNLVASLMANKLGITQGTIAHALEKTKYEDSDVKWKELDPKYHFSSQFMADTVAMNAADFIITSTYQEIAGSKDRPGQYESHAAFTLPGLCRVVSGINVFDPKFNIAAPGADQSVYFPNTEKDKRLTKFNAAIEELLYSKVDNKEHIGYLENRRKPIIFSMARFDVVKNLTGLAEWYGKNQRLRNLVNLVIVGGFFDPSKSKDREEMAEIRKMHDLMEKYQLKGQFRWIAAQTDRYRNGELYRFIADTKGAFVQPALYEAFGLTVIEAMNCGLPTFATNQGGPAEIIVDGISGFHIDPLNGEESSNKIADFFEKCQVDSTYWDKVSAAGLQRIDECYTWKIYANKLLDMGNIYTFWRRVNNEQKEAKKRYIQMFYNLMLKKLVKTIPVPSDIPPPPPPPPQPVPKQQSMKKQGTRRSQSKLQSLFGA; encoded by the exons atggctgctgctgcttcttcaGCACCGAAGTTGAAGCGCACGAATTCCATAACGGAGAACATGCCGGATGCATTGAGGCAGAGTAGGTACCATATGAAGAGGTGCTTTACCAATTACTTAGAGAAGGGAAGAAGGATAATGAAACTCCATCACCTGATGGAGGAAATGGAGCAAGTCATAGATGACAAGACTGAAAGGGATCATGTCTTGGAGGGcaatcttggctttatattgaGCCATACACAG GAAGCTGTTGTTCATCCACCATATGTCGCGTTTGCTGTGAGGCAAAGTCCTGGAGTTTGGGAACATGTCAGAGTCAACTCTGAGGACCTTAAAGTTGAGGCTATAACCTCCACTGACTACCTCAAATTCAAGGAACGGGTCTATGATGAAAATTg GGCAAACGATGAAAACTCATTCGAAGCTGATTTTGGAGCTTATGATTTCCCCATTCCCCGTCTAACCTTACCATCTTCGATCGGAAATGGACTCCATTTTGTCTCAAAGTTCTTAACATCAAAGTTTAGTGGCAATTTGTCAAAAACACAGCCTATAGTGGACTACTTGTTATCACTGAATCATCAAGGAGAA AAACTGATGCTGAACGAGAGACTGAACACTGCTGCAAAGATTCAGCTTGCACTTATTGTGGCTAATGCATATCTCTCAGCAACTCCCATGGATGCTCCCTACCAAGATTTTGAGCTAAG GCTTAAGGAATGGGGATTTGAGAAGGGATGGGGAGACACTGCAGGAAGAGTGAAGGAGACAATGGGATTTTTGTCAGAAGTGCTCCAAGCTCCAGATCCAGTGAATCTTGAGAAGTTCTTCAGCAGAGTTCCCACAATATTCAATGTTGTCATCCTTTCCATCCATGGTTATTTTGGCCAAGCTGATGTTCTTGGATTGCCAGACACTGGTGGACAG GTAGTTTACATATTGGATCAAGTGAGAGCTTTGGAGGCAGAGTTGCTTATGAGAATTAAGCAACAAGGGCTAAATGTGAAGCCTCAGATTCTTGTG GTCACAAGGCTCATACCAAATGCTCAAGGAACCAAATGCAACCAAGAGTTGGAACCAATCATTGATACCAAGCACTCCAACATTCTGCGCGTGCCTTTCCAAACTGATAATGGAGTCTTGCGTCAATGGGTTTCTCGCTTTGATATTTATCCTTATCTTGAGAGGTTTTCTCAG GATGCCACAGCCAAGGTGCTAGACTTCATGGAAGGGAAACCGGATCTTATTATTGGAAATTACACTGATGGAAATTTGGTAGCTTCTCTTATGGCTAACAAACTTGGGATAACTCAG GGAACTATAGCGCATGCTTTAGAGAAAACTAAGTATGAAGATTCAGATGTCAAGTGGAAAGAACTAGACCCCAAGTATCATTTCTCAAGTCAATTCATGGCCGATACAGTAGCAATGAATGCGGCTGATTTCATCATAACCAGCACCTATCAGGAAATTGCAGGAAG CAAAGATAGGCCTGGACAATATGAAAGTCATGCAGCATTTACACTCCCAGGGCTCTGCAGGGTTGTTTCAGGTATAAATGTATTTGATCCCAAGTTCAACATAGCTGCACCTGGAGCAGACCAATCTGTCTATTTTCCTAACACAGAGAAAGACAAGAGACTCACTAAATTTAATGCTGCCATTGAGGAACTATTATATAGCAAAGTTGATAACAAAGAGCATAT TGGGTATCTAGAAAACAGAAGAAAACCAATCATATTCTCAATGGCAAGGTTTGATGTTGTCAAGAACTTAACCGGCTTAGCCGAATGGTATGGGAAGAACCAGAGATTGAGAAACCTGGTGAACCTTGTCATAGTAGGAGGCTTCTTTGACCCTTCAAAATCCAAAGATAGGGAGGAAATGGCAGAAATAAGAAAGATGCATGATTTGATGGAAAAGTACCAACTCAAGGGTCAATTTAGATGGATAGCTGCACAGACGGATAGATATCGAAATGGCGAGCTCTACCGCTTCATTGCTGATACGAAAGGAGCTTTCGTGCAGCCTGCTTTGTATGAAGCATTTGGCCTTACTGTCATTGAAGCAATGAACTGTGGCTTGCCTACTTTTGCAACCAACCAAGGAGGTCCAGCTGAAATCATTGTAGATGGGATCTCTGGCTTCCATATTGATCCCCTTAATGGAGAAGAATCAAGCAACAAAATTGCTGATTTCTTTGAAAAATGCCAAGTAGATTCAACATATTGGGACAAGGTTTCTGCAGCCGGATTGCAGCGCATAGACGAATG CTATACCTGGAAGATCTATGCAAACAAATTACTGGATATGGGAAACATTTATACATTTTGGAGGAGAGTGAATAATGAGCAAAAAGAGGCCAAGAAGAGATACATTCAGATGTTTTACAAtcttatgttaaaaaaattg GTGAAGACTATACCGGTTCCAAGTGATATACCTCCACCACCTCCTCCACCACCTCAACCAGTGCCAAAGCAGCAGAGTATGAAGAAACAAGGAACTAG ACGTTCACAGTCCAAATTGCAAAG CTTATTTGGAGCATAA
- the LOC107481015 gene encoding sucrose synthase 5 isoform X1: protein MAAAASSAPKLKRTNSITENMPDALRQSRYHMKRCFTNYLEKGRRIMKLHHLMEEMEQVIDDKTERDHVLEGNLGFILSHTQEAVVHPPYVAFAVRQSPGVWEHVRVNSEDLKVEAITSTDYLKFKERVYDENWANDENSFEADFGAYDFPIPRLTLPSSIGNGLHFVSKFLTSKFSGNLSKTQPIVDYLLSLNHQGEKLMLNERLNTAAKIQLALIVANAYLSATPMDAPYQDFELRLKEWGFEKGWGDTAGRVKETMGFLSEVLQAPDPVNLEKFFSRVPTIFNVVILSIHGYFGQADVLGLPDTGGQVVYILDQVRALEAELLMRIKQQGLNVKPQILVVTRLIPNAQGTKCNQELEPIIDTKHSNILRVPFQTDNGVLRQWVSRFDIYPYLERFSQDATAKVLDFMEGKPDLIIGNYTDGNLVASLMANKLGITQGTIAHALEKTKYEDSDVKWKELDPKYHFSSQFMADTVAMNAADFIITSTYQEIAGSKDRPGQYESHAAFTLPGLCRVVSGINVFDPKFNIAAPGADQSVYFPNTEKDKRLTKFNAAIEELLYSKVDNKEHIGYLENRRKPIIFSMARFDVVKNLTGLAEWYGKNQRLRNLVNLVIVGGFFDPSKSKDREEMAEIRKMHDLMEKYQLKGQFRWIAAQTDRYRNGELYRFIADTKGAFVQPALYEAFGLTVIEAMNCGLPTFATNQGGPAEIIVDGISGFHIDPLNGEESSNKIADFFEKCQVDSTYWDKVSAAGLQRIDECYTWKIYANKLLDMGNIYTFWRRVNNEQKEAKKRYIQMFYNLMLKKLVKTIPVPSDIPPPPPPPPQPVPKQQSMKKQGTSRRSQSKLQSLFGA, encoded by the exons atggctgctgctgcttcttcaGCACCGAAGTTGAAGCGCACGAATTCCATAACGGAGAACATGCCGGATGCATTGAGGCAGAGTAGGTACCATATGAAGAGGTGCTTTACCAATTACTTAGAGAAGGGAAGAAGGATAATGAAACTCCATCACCTGATGGAGGAAATGGAGCAAGTCATAGATGACAAGACTGAAAGGGATCATGTCTTGGAGGGcaatcttggctttatattgaGCCATACACAG GAAGCTGTTGTTCATCCACCATATGTCGCGTTTGCTGTGAGGCAAAGTCCTGGAGTTTGGGAACATGTCAGAGTCAACTCTGAGGACCTTAAAGTTGAGGCTATAACCTCCACTGACTACCTCAAATTCAAGGAACGGGTCTATGATGAAAATTg GGCAAACGATGAAAACTCATTCGAAGCTGATTTTGGAGCTTATGATTTCCCCATTCCCCGTCTAACCTTACCATCTTCGATCGGAAATGGACTCCATTTTGTCTCAAAGTTCTTAACATCAAAGTTTAGTGGCAATTTGTCAAAAACACAGCCTATAGTGGACTACTTGTTATCACTGAATCATCAAGGAGAA AAACTGATGCTGAACGAGAGACTGAACACTGCTGCAAAGATTCAGCTTGCACTTATTGTGGCTAATGCATATCTCTCAGCAACTCCCATGGATGCTCCCTACCAAGATTTTGAGCTAAG GCTTAAGGAATGGGGATTTGAGAAGGGATGGGGAGACACTGCAGGAAGAGTGAAGGAGACAATGGGATTTTTGTCAGAAGTGCTCCAAGCTCCAGATCCAGTGAATCTTGAGAAGTTCTTCAGCAGAGTTCCCACAATATTCAATGTTGTCATCCTTTCCATCCATGGTTATTTTGGCCAAGCTGATGTTCTTGGATTGCCAGACACTGGTGGACAG GTAGTTTACATATTGGATCAAGTGAGAGCTTTGGAGGCAGAGTTGCTTATGAGAATTAAGCAACAAGGGCTAAATGTGAAGCCTCAGATTCTTGTG GTCACAAGGCTCATACCAAATGCTCAAGGAACCAAATGCAACCAAGAGTTGGAACCAATCATTGATACCAAGCACTCCAACATTCTGCGCGTGCCTTTCCAAACTGATAATGGAGTCTTGCGTCAATGGGTTTCTCGCTTTGATATTTATCCTTATCTTGAGAGGTTTTCTCAG GATGCCACAGCCAAGGTGCTAGACTTCATGGAAGGGAAACCGGATCTTATTATTGGAAATTACACTGATGGAAATTTGGTAGCTTCTCTTATGGCTAACAAACTTGGGATAACTCAG GGAACTATAGCGCATGCTTTAGAGAAAACTAAGTATGAAGATTCAGATGTCAAGTGGAAAGAACTAGACCCCAAGTATCATTTCTCAAGTCAATTCATGGCCGATACAGTAGCAATGAATGCGGCTGATTTCATCATAACCAGCACCTATCAGGAAATTGCAGGAAG CAAAGATAGGCCTGGACAATATGAAAGTCATGCAGCATTTACACTCCCAGGGCTCTGCAGGGTTGTTTCAGGTATAAATGTATTTGATCCCAAGTTCAACATAGCTGCACCTGGAGCAGACCAATCTGTCTATTTTCCTAACACAGAGAAAGACAAGAGACTCACTAAATTTAATGCTGCCATTGAGGAACTATTATATAGCAAAGTTGATAACAAAGAGCATAT TGGGTATCTAGAAAACAGAAGAAAACCAATCATATTCTCAATGGCAAGGTTTGATGTTGTCAAGAACTTAACCGGCTTAGCCGAATGGTATGGGAAGAACCAGAGATTGAGAAACCTGGTGAACCTTGTCATAGTAGGAGGCTTCTTTGACCCTTCAAAATCCAAAGATAGGGAGGAAATGGCAGAAATAAGAAAGATGCATGATTTGATGGAAAAGTACCAACTCAAGGGTCAATTTAGATGGATAGCTGCACAGACGGATAGATATCGAAATGGCGAGCTCTACCGCTTCATTGCTGATACGAAAGGAGCTTTCGTGCAGCCTGCTTTGTATGAAGCATTTGGCCTTACTGTCATTGAAGCAATGAACTGTGGCTTGCCTACTTTTGCAACCAACCAAGGAGGTCCAGCTGAAATCATTGTAGATGGGATCTCTGGCTTCCATATTGATCCCCTTAATGGAGAAGAATCAAGCAACAAAATTGCTGATTTCTTTGAAAAATGCCAAGTAGATTCAACATATTGGGACAAGGTTTCTGCAGCCGGATTGCAGCGCATAGACGAATG CTATACCTGGAAGATCTATGCAAACAAATTACTGGATATGGGAAACATTTATACATTTTGGAGGAGAGTGAATAATGAGCAAAAAGAGGCCAAGAAGAGATACATTCAGATGTTTTACAAtcttatgttaaaaaaattg GTGAAGACTATACCGGTTCCAAGTGATATACCTCCACCACCTCCTCCACCACCTCAACCAGTGCCAAAGCAGCAGAGTATGAAGAAACAAGGAACTAG CAGACGTTCACAGTCCAAATTGCAAAG CTTATTTGGAGCATAA